A genomic window from Micromonospora ferruginea includes:
- a CDS encoding thiamine pyrophosphate-binding protein: MADRTVADLVVERLRAWRVPRAFGYPGAALAPLLAALDDAGGDPAFVPARHEETAAYMATGHAKFTGGIGVCLATQGPSAVHLLNGLYDAKLDSKPVVAIIGEDVSGPLGGAHEEIGLSRLFGDVCNQFVRYGRSPEQVPALLDQAFRTAAATRSPTCVVLPRALQVTAAPDLLPQTAGVVTATPGEPLARVLPHEADLDAAASLLGAGRRVALLVGQGAHGAAEEIVALADRLGAGVATSLLGKPVLDERLPFHAGVLGEVGTTAAAQLMGGCDTLLMVGTNDPWTDWFPVPGQVRTVQIDIDGRRIGTRYPVDVPLVGDTAETLRALLARVPERPDRQWRGVVESAVDRWRTAAADRAAAPAEPINPQLVLRELSARLPQRASVAVDVGSVVYWYARHLELPPGVQARLCGTLGSMGCALPYAVAAKLAHPDQPVLALLGDGAMQLNGLAELITVAHHWTDWPDPRLVVLVLNNRDQSGVGGGRPPGTAVDRRPDVPYAGWARLLGLHGVRVDRPDLVGAAWDEVLAADRPSVLEAVVDPAVPLDVPEPALADLRGLMADGDAARRVRERVIQTEAIAAEDLV; encoded by the coding sequence ATGGCTGACCGTACCGTCGCCGATCTGGTGGTCGAGCGCCTGCGGGCCTGGCGGGTACCGCGGGCCTTCGGCTACCCCGGCGCGGCCCTCGCCCCGCTGCTGGCCGCGCTCGACGACGCGGGCGGCGACCCGGCGTTCGTCCCGGCCCGGCACGAGGAGACCGCCGCCTACATGGCCACCGGCCACGCCAAGTTCACCGGCGGCATCGGCGTGTGCCTGGCCACCCAGGGGCCCAGCGCGGTGCACCTGCTCAACGGTCTCTACGACGCCAAGCTGGACAGCAAGCCGGTGGTGGCGATCATCGGCGAGGACGTCAGCGGCCCGCTCGGCGGCGCGCACGAGGAGATCGGGCTGAGCCGGCTCTTCGGCGACGTGTGCAACCAGTTCGTCCGCTACGGCCGCAGCCCGGAACAGGTGCCGGCGCTGCTGGACCAGGCGTTCCGCACGGCGGCGGCGACACGCAGCCCGACCTGCGTGGTGCTGCCCCGGGCGTTGCAGGTGACCGCCGCGCCGGACCTGCTGCCGCAGACCGCCGGCGTGGTCACCGCCACGCCCGGGGAGCCGCTGGCCCGGGTGCTCCCGCACGAGGCTGACCTGGACGCGGCCGCCTCGCTGCTCGGCGCCGGCCGCCGGGTGGCGCTGCTGGTCGGCCAGGGCGCGCACGGCGCGGCCGAGGAGATCGTCGCGCTCGCCGACCGGCTCGGCGCGGGCGTGGCCACGTCGCTGCTCGGCAAGCCGGTGCTGGACGAGCGGCTGCCGTTCCACGCCGGCGTGCTCGGCGAGGTCGGCACCACCGCCGCCGCGCAGCTCATGGGCGGCTGCGACACGCTGCTGATGGTCGGCACCAACGACCCGTGGACCGACTGGTTCCCGGTGCCGGGGCAGGTACGTACCGTCCAGATCGACATCGACGGCCGGCGGATCGGCACCCGGTACCCGGTCGACGTGCCGCTGGTCGGCGACACCGCCGAGACGCTGCGGGCGCTGCTGGCGCGGGTGCCGGAGCGGCCCGACCGGCAGTGGCGCGGCGTGGTGGAGAGCGCGGTGGACCGCTGGCGGACCGCCGCCGCGGACCGCGCCGCCGCCCCGGCGGAGCCGATCAACCCGCAACTGGTGCTCCGCGAGCTGTCCGCCCGGCTGCCGCAGCGCGCGTCGGTCGCGGTCGACGTGGGCTCGGTCGTCTACTGGTACGCCCGGCACCTGGAACTGCCGCCCGGCGTGCAGGCCCGGCTCTGCGGCACGCTCGGCTCGATGGGCTGCGCCCTGCCGTACGCGGTGGCCGCCAAGCTGGCCCACCCGGACCAGCCGGTGCTCGCGCTGCTCGGCGACGGGGCGATGCAGCTCAACGGCCTGGCCGAGCTGATCACCGTGGCGCACCACTGGACCGACTGGCCGGATCCCCGCCTGGTCGTGCTGGTGCTGAACAACCGGGACCAGTCCGGCGTGGGCGGTGGCCGGCCGCCGGGCACGGCGGTGGACCGGCGGCCCGACGTGCCGTACGCCGGTTGGGCGCGGCTGCTCGGCCTGCACGGCGTCCGGGTGGACCGCCCGGACCTGGTCGGCGCGGCGTGGGACGAGGTGCTCGCGGCCGACCGGCCCAGCGTGCTGGAGGCGGTGGTGGACCCGGCGGTGCCGCTGGACGTGCCGGAGCCGGCGCTGGCCGACCTTCGTGGCCTGATGGCCGACGGCGACGCGGCCCGGCGGGTGCGGGAGCGGGTGATCCAGACCGAGGCCATCGCGGCGGAGGACCTCGTTTAG
- a CDS encoding DUF3817 domain-containing protein — protein MRDGWVRAFVVAAIAEACSWAALLAGMAVKYGPPRNEIGVQVFGPIHGGLFVAYGLLVLVVARRRRWSLVQTGLALASAVPPFATVLFERWARRRGLLGASVTAPAERTLTGVGG, from the coding sequence ATGCGTGACGGCTGGGTCCGGGCGTTCGTGGTGGCGGCGATCGCCGAGGCGTGCTCGTGGGCGGCGCTGCTGGCCGGCATGGCGGTCAAGTACGGGCCGCCGCGCAACGAGATCGGCGTGCAGGTGTTCGGCCCGATCCACGGCGGGCTCTTCGTGGCGTACGGGCTGCTGGTCCTCGTGGTGGCCCGGCGCCGCCGCTGGTCCCTGGTGCAGACCGGGCTGGCGCTGGCCAGCGCCGTGCCGCCGTTCGCCACGGTGCTGTTCGAGCGCTGGGCCCGCCGCCGCGGCCTCCTTGGCGCCTCCGTCACCGCTCCCGCCGAGCGCACGCTCACCGGCGTCGGCGGTTAA
- a CDS encoding Vms1/Ankzf1 family peptidyl-tRNA hydrolase, with product MQLSFLRPLYDRPGPWCSVYLDASRDTHDSRPQVDLRWRALKGDLLAQGADQVTVEAAEEVVRRHEPMPGDYGIAVFASRGRVVLTEYLSAPPLRDLATWAALPHTMPLVAQRGEQVAWVRVLADRTGADAVAVSAGGVPRRAQVTGRQSRQVRRAQPGGWSQSRYQRAAMEAWHHNAGDAAAATADLAERVGADVVVVAGDIRATGMIAAQLPERWQDVLVRTDAGARTGGADDTLMDDLTVQTVAEVADRRIAAALDRFGVQEDVGAGLDAVVAALQRNQVDTMLLVDDASADGELWVGPEPTEIATDPAQLADMSVADPQKVRADAALLRALIGTDADLTVLAPEEAPELTDGVGAVLRYVDAGTPGRGDG from the coding sequence ATGCAGCTGTCCTTCCTGCGCCCGCTCTACGACCGTCCCGGGCCGTGGTGCTCGGTCTACCTGGACGCCTCCCGGGACACCCACGACTCCCGCCCGCAGGTCGACCTGCGCTGGCGGGCGCTCAAGGGTGACCTGTTGGCCCAGGGCGCCGACCAGGTCACCGTCGAGGCGGCGGAAGAGGTCGTACGCCGGCACGAGCCGATGCCCGGCGACTACGGCATCGCGGTCTTCGCCAGCCGGGGTCGGGTGGTGCTCACCGAGTACCTCTCCGCGCCGCCGCTGCGCGACCTGGCCACCTGGGCCGCGCTGCCGCACACCATGCCGCTGGTCGCCCAGCGCGGCGAGCAGGTCGCCTGGGTGCGGGTGCTCGCCGACCGCACCGGCGCGGACGCGGTCGCGGTCAGCGCCGGCGGGGTCCCCCGGCGGGCCCAGGTGACCGGCCGGCAGAGCCGGCAGGTGCGCCGGGCGCAGCCGGGCGGCTGGTCGCAGTCGCGCTACCAGCGCGCCGCCATGGAGGCGTGGCACCACAACGCCGGCGACGCCGCGGCGGCCACCGCCGACCTGGCCGAGCGCGTCGGCGCCGACGTGGTCGTGGTGGCCGGCGACATCCGGGCCACCGGCATGATCGCCGCCCAGCTCCCGGAGCGCTGGCAGGACGTGCTGGTCCGCACGGACGCCGGGGCGCGTACCGGGGGCGCGGACGACACGCTGATGGACGACCTCACCGTGCAGACCGTCGCCGAGGTCGCCGACCGGCGGATCGCCGCCGCGCTGGACCGCTTCGGCGTCCAGGAGGACGTCGGCGCCGGGTTGGACGCGGTGGTCGCCGCGCTGCAACGTAACCAGGTGGACACCATGCTGCTCGTCGACGACGCGTCCGCCGACGGCGAGCTGTGGGTCGGCCCCGAGCCGACCGAGATCGCCACCGACCCGGCGCAGCTCGCGGACATGTCGGTGGCCGACCCGCAGAAGGTACGCGCCGACGCCGCGCTGCTGCGCGCGCTGATCGGCACCGACGCGGACCTGACCGTGCTCGCGCCGGAGGAGGCGCCGGAGCTGACCGACGGGGTCGGCGCGGTGCTGCGGTACGTCGACGCGGGCACCCCGGGGCGGGGCGATGGCTGA